The Triticum dicoccoides isolate Atlit2015 ecotype Zavitan chromosome 6A, WEW_v2.0, whole genome shotgun sequence genome has a window encoding:
- the LOC119316204 gene encoding chitin elicitor receptor kinase 1-like — translation MEAPPPLLLPFLLLLLLLASNMATAAGDGCSAGCDLALGSYYVTKNTNITYIAQLFGFTDYRLLAKYNPGLPNLDDVAAAGYRVDVPFPCECLARPSDPASTYLAASIPYKVVTGETYASIANNYINLTTADWLQATNTYPPNNIPDDATVNVTVNCSCGDARISTDYGLFRTFPLRDWDTLASVAATRDLSSPEQMDIVRRYNPGMDGATGSGIVYIPAKGDRKTITIYGVF, via the exons ATGGAAGCTCCGCCGCCTCTTCTCCTACCAttcctgctgctcctcctcctcctagccTCCAACATGGCCACCGCGGCCGGGGACGGCTGCAGCGCGGGCTGCGACCTCGCGCTGGGCTCCTACTACGTCACGAAGAACACGAACATCACCTACATCGCGCAGCTCTTCGGCTTCACCGACTACCGACTGCTCGCCAAGTATAACCCCGGGCTCCCCAATCTAGACGACGTCGCCGCCGCCGGGTACCGCGTCGACGTCCCCTTCCCCTGCGAGTGCCTCGCGCGGCCCTCCGACCCGGCCTCCACCTACCTCGCCGCCTCCATCCCCTACAAAGTCGTCACGGGAGAAACCTACGCCAGCATCGCCAACAACTACATCAACCTCACCACCGCCGACTGGCTGCAGGCCACCAATACGTACCCGCCCAACAACATCCCCGACGACGCCACCGTCAACGTCACCGTCAACTGCTCCTGCGGCGACGCCAGGATCTCCACGGATTACGGGCTCTTCCGCACATTCCCGCTAAGGGACTGGGATACGCTCGCCTCCGTCGCCGCAACTCGTGACCTCTCGTCGCCGGAGCAGATGGACATAGTCCGGAGGTATAATCCCGGCATGGATGGTGCCACCGGGAGCGGCATCGTGTATATCCCTGCCAAAG GTGATCGTAAAACAATTACTATATATGGTGTATTCTAG
- the LOC119314827 gene encoding chitin elicitor receptor kinase 1-like — MQKVTSSATQADVASLAAGITVDKSVEFTYQELFNATEGFNITHKIGQGGFGAVYYAELVGEKAAIKKMDMQATQEFLAELKVLTHVHHLNLVRLIGYCTESSLFLVYEFVENGNLSQHLRGTGYEPLSWAERLRIALDSARGLEYIHEHTVPVYIHRDIKSANILIDKNTRAKVADFGLTKLTEVGGASLQTRVVGTFGYMPPEYVRYGDISRKVDVYAFGVVLYELISGKDAIVRPTDGSASGSRGLVYLFEEALTALDPKEGLQKLIDPKLGDDYPVDAILMMTHLANACTAEDPKLRPTMRSVVVALMTLSSMSEFWDMKNPGLVNLMSGR; from the exons ATGCAAAAGGTGACATCATCGGCCACTCAAGCTGACGTAGCTTCATTAGCTGCTGGCATTACAGTTGACAAATCAGTCGAGTTCACATACCAAGAACTTTTTAATGCTACAGAAGGCTTCAACATAACTCATAAAATTGGACAAGGTGGTTTTGGTGCTGTCTATTATGCTGAGCTTGTAGGCGAG AAAGCCGCCATAAAGAAAATGGACATGCAGGCTACTCAGGAGTTTCTTGCCGAGTTAAAGGTTTTGACACATGTTCACCATCTAAATCTG GTGCGCTTGATTGGTTATTGCACAGAGAGTTCTTTGTTCCTTGTCTACGAATTTGTCGAGAATGGAAACTTAAGCCAGCATTTGCGTGGAACTG GTTATGAGCCTCTTTCTTGGGCTGAAAGACTTCGAATTGCGCTAGATTCGGCAAGAGGTCTTGAGTATATTCATGAGCATACCGTTCCAGTCTACATACATCGGGACATCAAATCTGCAAACATCTTGATAGACAAGAACACCCGTGCAAAG GTTGCAGATTTTGGTCTAACAAAGCTTACAGAAGTTGGTGGTGCATCTTTGCAAACACGTGTTGTTGGTACATTCGGTTACATGCCTCCAGA ATACGTTAGATACGGCGATATTTCTCGTAAGGTTGATGTGTATGCCTTTGGCGTAGTCTTGTACGAACTTATCTCAGGCAAAGATGCCATTGTCCGACCAACCGATGGATCTGCTAGTGGTTCAAGGGGACTGGTTTATCTG TTTGAAGAGGCTCTCACTGCACTGGATCCGAAAGAAGGCCTCCAGAAGCTGATCGATCCAAAGCTGGGAGACGACTATCCCGTCGATGCAATTCTCATG ATGACACACCTGGCGAACGCATGCACTGCAGAGGACCCCAAGCTGAGGCCCACAATGAGGTCTGTGGTCGTCGCGCTGATGACGCTCTCTTCCATGAGCGAGTTCTGGGATATGAAAAACCCGGGCTTGGTGAACCTCATGTCCGGGAGATGA